Proteins encoded in a region of the Thermocaproicibacter melissae genome:
- a CDS encoding Gldg family protein — protein sequence MNQEKDPQISATEENTSAAETENTKQENPEAASTEAAAKEVASEKAETKTSAEEKNEAASKTENKKDKKEEKKKPSFFQSEKFKHGSTATAFTAIFIAVVVLVNVLFSILSDKYPSINFDVTKSGTNSLSSECIEVIDKVKIPVEITICASKEACESNNLSSSTADYAQVSRLFSKAAERNSNITLSYVDLDKNPSFAANYKSDNLQEGDVVVKSDKRYRVLSASDLFETSYSNGTQTTTSRVDSCLASALNTVTSEDVPIASFDTGHGEQIDAEGYKHLLQNNSFETKDFNLLTEDIPENTQLLVLGCPANDLTDDEMDKIDKWLLNKSFKMDRALLVTTTAGATSLDNLNNLLNEWGLSADTNAAVEEQDDTKYYQSPFNIYTDVQNSLDLSGKKSSYDDVFATNIAPVTIKANSVGNKTTYSLLKTSDQSVVVKATDNNTTTKSEPAAQNAAALSRQSIHIDQKDYYANVILCGSTTMFSSSLLKADVFGNASFLGDLSRYVTGTTDSASTVYTQYHELYTKDLAISSKTMIGLGYGVFTLLIPLIIMITGIVVYRKRRTL from the coding sequence ATGAATCAGGAAAAAGATCCGCAGATCTCTGCAACGGAGGAAAACACCTCCGCAGCTGAGACGGAAAATACAAAACAGGAAAATCCTGAGGCGGCATCCACCGAAGCCGCCGCGAAAGAAGTAGCTTCTGAAAAGGCGGAGACAAAAACTTCCGCGGAAGAAAAGAACGAGGCAGCTTCCAAAACAGAGAATAAAAAGGATAAAAAAGAAGAAAAGAAGAAACCTTCTTTCTTCCAGAGCGAAAAATTCAAGCACGGTTCTACGGCAACGGCATTCACCGCGATTTTCATTGCCGTCGTTGTGCTTGTGAATGTCCTTTTCAGCATTCTGAGCGACAAATACCCGTCCATCAACTTCGACGTGACAAAGAGCGGAACCAACTCGCTTTCTTCCGAATGTATCGAAGTGATTGACAAAGTGAAGATTCCGGTGGAAATCACCATCTGCGCTTCCAAGGAAGCATGCGAAAGCAACAACCTTAGTAGCTCGACTGCAGACTATGCGCAGGTCAGCCGCCTGTTCTCAAAAGCGGCAGAGCGCAATTCCAACATTACGCTTTCTTATGTTGACCTCGACAAGAACCCGTCATTCGCCGCTAACTATAAGTCCGACAATCTTCAGGAAGGCGACGTTGTCGTAAAGAGTGATAAGCGCTACCGCGTGCTTTCCGCGAGTGACCTGTTTGAAACTAGTTACAGCAACGGCACACAGACAACAACTTCAAGAGTAGACTCTTGCTTGGCTTCCGCCTTGAACACTGTAACCTCGGAAGATGTGCCGATTGCTTCGTTTGACACCGGCCACGGCGAGCAGATTGACGCCGAAGGATACAAGCACCTGCTTCAGAACAACAGTTTTGAAACAAAGGATTTCAATCTTCTGACAGAAGATATTCCGGAAAACACCCAGCTTCTTGTTCTTGGCTGCCCGGCCAACGACTTGACTGACGATGAAATGGATAAGATAGACAAATGGCTTCTTAACAAGTCTTTCAAGATGGACCGAGCTCTGCTTGTGACGACAACTGCCGGCGCAACAAGTCTTGATAATCTGAACAACCTGCTTAACGAGTGGGGCCTTTCCGCTGACACGAACGCAGCTGTTGAGGAACAGGACGACACGAAATATTATCAAAGCCCATTTAACATTTACACCGATGTTCAGAATTCTTTGGATTTGAGCGGAAAGAAAAGCAGCTACGATGACGTGTTTGCCACCAATATTGCACCGGTTACGATTAAGGCAAACAGTGTGGGCAACAAAACAACATATTCGCTGCTGAAAACAAGCGACCAGTCCGTTGTTGTAAAGGCCACTGACAACAACACGACCACAAAGTCGGAACCGGCCGCACAGAATGCAGCGGCGCTGTCTCGGCAGTCCATTCACATTGACCAGAAGGATTATTACGCAAATGTAATTCTTTGCGGCTCAACCACCATGTTCAGTTCGAGCCTGCTGAAAGCGGATGTGTTCGGGAACGCCTCATTCCTTGGCGATCTCTCCCGCTATGTAACCGGCACAACCGATTCCGCTTCCACCGTCTATACACAGTATCATGAGCTTTACACGAAGGATTTAGCCATCAGCTCCAAGACTATGATCGGCCTTGGCTATGGCGTGTTTACCCTCTTGATTCCGCTGATTATTATGATTACAGGCATTGTTGTCTACCGCAAGAGGAGGACGCTGTGA
- a CDS encoding ABC transporter permease, whose translation MIAIAKKELRGYFFAPIGYVFLGIMLLIFGFFYEQVLGMQSSGYIPMVYSTAFTWMMLILLPLITMRTFSEEIRNKTDQGLLTAPVGVFSIVFGKFLAAFLMFTIGILASLIPAVVISFIGSPDWPRILCTILGALLCGAAFIAIGNFISSLTQSQVVSAIATFGISLVLLLVGDLSTTVNNDVLAKILNWISFNARFQPFTNGIFNVTSMIFFLSVAAVFLFLTARKLESKRWS comes from the coding sequence ATGATTGCTATTGCGAAAAAAGAGTTGAGAGGTTATTTCTTCGCACCGATTGGCTACGTTTTTCTGGGAATAATGCTCCTGATTTTCGGTTTCTTCTATGAGCAGGTGCTCGGGATGCAGTCTTCCGGCTATATCCCCATGGTTTACAGCACAGCATTTACATGGATGATGCTGATTCTTCTGCCGCTGATTACCATGCGCACATTCAGTGAAGAGATTCGCAACAAAACGGACCAGGGGCTTCTGACCGCACCGGTGGGCGTTTTCTCCATCGTGTTCGGAAAATTCCTCGCGGCGTTCCTGATGTTCACCATCGGCATTTTGGCAAGCTTGATTCCTGCCGTCGTTATCAGTTTCATCGGTTCGCCGGACTGGCCTCGTATTCTGTGCACTATCTTGGGCGCACTCCTCTGCGGCGCTGCGTTTATTGCAATCGGCAACTTTATTTCTTCGCTGACGCAAAGCCAGGTGGTTTCGGCAATTGCCACCTTCGGTATTTCCCTGGTGCTGCTTCTTGTGGGCGACCTTTCCACAACGGTGAACAACGATGTACTCGCAAAGATTCTAAACTGGATTTCGTTCAATGCTCGCTTTCAGCCGTTCACCAACGGTATCTTTAACGTAACGAGCATGATCTTCTTTTTGAGCGTGGCTGCGGTCTTCCTTTTCTTGACCGCCCGCAAGCTCGAAAGCAAGAGATGGAGCTAA
- a CDS encoding ABC transporter ATP-binding protein, with protein MIEVKNLSKRYGENVALNHVSFTVGENTVVGFLGPNGAGKSTTMNIITGYISASEGSVTIGGYNTLDNPNEAKRLVGYMPEIPPLYLDMTVKEFLNYQYELKKVTLPREKHIKEICALVRISDVYNRLIGNLSKGYRQRVGLAQALIGNPPVLILDEPTVGLDPKQIIEVRNLIKNLGKNHTVILSSHILPEVQAVADRIIIINRGKIVADGTPYELEHGSQGKEQKLNVRMEGTPSEVMQAIRSIRGVLAVRDFGEKEPGVHEYEIDGRASADLRRPLFGIAAKRNWPILSMESSELSLEDVFLRLTGSTYLSDNADRNFGRDGDKR; from the coding sequence ATGATTGAGGTGAAAAACCTCTCGAAACGTTACGGTGAAAACGTGGCGCTAAACCATGTCAGCTTCACCGTAGGCGAAAACACCGTGGTAGGTTTCCTAGGGCCGAACGGCGCAGGAAAATCCACCACAATGAACATCATAACGGGGTACATTTCCGCAAGTGAAGGGTCTGTCACAATCGGCGGCTACAACACGCTTGACAATCCGAACGAAGCGAAGAGACTCGTTGGCTACATGCCGGAAATTCCTCCCCTCTACCTCGACATGACGGTCAAAGAGTTTCTGAACTATCAGTATGAACTGAAAAAGGTTACCCTGCCGCGCGAAAAGCATATCAAAGAAATCTGCGCGCTTGTTCGCATCAGCGATGTTTACAACAGACTTATCGGTAACCTGTCAAAAGGCTATCGCCAGCGTGTCGGCCTAGCCCAGGCACTGATCGGCAACCCTCCTGTGCTGATTCTGGACGAGCCCACCGTTGGTCTTGACCCGAAACAGATTATTGAGGTGCGCAACCTCATCAAAAACCTCGGCAAAAACCACACCGTTATTCTTAGTTCGCACATCCTGCCGGAAGTGCAGGCCGTGGCGGACCGTATCATCATCATTAACCGCGGCAAGATTGTTGCGGACGGAACACCGTATGAGCTTGAGCACGGAAGCCAGGGCAAAGAGCAGAAGCTCAACGTGCGGATGGAAGGAACTCCTTCGGAGGTTATGCAGGCGATTCGCTCCATTCGCGGTGTCCTCGCTGTGCGTGATTTCGGGGAGAAAGAACCCGGTGTTCACGAATATGAAATTGACGGACGTGCGTCGGCTGACCTACGCCGTCCGCTCTTCGGCATTGCCGCAAAGCGTAACTGGCCGATTCTCTCCATGGAAAGCAGCGAGCTTTCTCTTGAGGACGTCTTCCTGCGCCTGACAGGTTCCACTTACCTGAGCGACAACGCCGACCGCAATTTCGGAAGGGACGGCGATAAGAGATGA
- a CDS encoding DUF1015 domain-containing protein — protein MAEIKPFRALRYTAQAGKIEELTCPPYDIISEEERVAFLNKNPRNVIRLELPKGEDPYTEARKTLKTWLADGTLRRDTDPGFYIYEEEFEAYGVRKKVKGFICLVKLEEFSKGIVLPHEETLSKAKEDRFRLMQATGCNFSQIYSLYMDEAHITGARLDALSSGKPRYEFSDGAVTHRMWLVNDKEAIKAICADFENRKLYIADGHHRYETALNYRNYCREHGIAKGGEDYVMMMLVDMENDGLVVFPTHRLVRGLSGFNAEKLLAACADEFEVIPQQGTDTIERVLNEKYLQGKKAFAFYDGGENWTLLVLKDIGVMRSVLPDKSEAYRGLDVSVLHNLILEKYLGIDKENMAKQVNLTYTRSLQEALASVQSGESQCAFLLNPTRVTEIRDVAAAGEKMPQKSTYFYPKLITGLVMNKLNDD, from the coding sequence ATGGCAGAAATCAAACCCTTCCGCGCTTTGCGCTATACGGCACAAGCGGGAAAAATCGAAGAACTCACCTGCCCCCCTTACGACATCATCAGCGAGGAAGAGCGCGTTGCATTTCTGAACAAGAACCCCCGCAACGTCATCCGGCTTGAGCTGCCGAAGGGCGAGGATCCTTACACGGAAGCAAGAAAGACTTTGAAAACTTGGCTCGCGGACGGAACGCTTCGTCGCGACACAGACCCCGGCTTCTACATTTACGAAGAGGAATTTGAGGCCTACGGCGTCCGCAAAAAAGTAAAGGGCTTCATCTGCCTTGTGAAGCTCGAGGAATTCTCAAAGGGTATTGTGCTGCCGCACGAGGAGACGCTTTCCAAAGCAAAGGAAGACCGTTTCCGTCTGATGCAGGCAACCGGATGCAACTTCAGCCAGATTTACTCCCTCTACATGGACGAAGCGCATATCACCGGCGCAAGGCTTGACGCGCTTTCTTCCGGCAAGCCGCGCTATGAGTTTTCGGACGGTGCCGTCACGCACCGCATGTGGCTCGTCAACGACAAGGAAGCCATCAAGGCAATCTGCGCCGACTTTGAAAACCGCAAGCTTTATATCGCGGACGGCCATCACCGCTACGAGACCGCGCTGAACTACCGCAACTATTGCCGTGAGCACGGCATCGCCAAGGGCGGCGAGGATTATGTGATGATGATGCTCGTGGATATGGAGAACGACGGCCTCGTGGTATTCCCGACGCACCGCCTGGTGCGCGGCCTTTCCGGTTTCAACGCCGAAAAGCTGCTTGCCGCCTGCGCCGACGAATTTGAGGTCATTCCGCAGCAGGGCACGGATACCATTGAGCGTGTGCTGAACGAAAAATATCTGCAAGGCAAAAAAGCATTCGCGTTCTACGATGGCGGGGAGAACTGGACCCTGCTCGTGCTGAAGGACATCGGCGTGATGCGTTCCGTTCTTCCGGATAAAAGCGAAGCATACCGCGGTCTTGACGTTTCCGTCCTGCACAACCTGATTCTTGAAAAGTACCTCGGCATTGACAAAGAGAACATGGCAAAGCAGGTCAACCTGACTTACACCCGTTCTCTGCAGGAGGCGCTGGCTTCGGTACAAAGCGGGGAAAGCCAGTGCGCGTTCCTTCTCAACCCGACCCGCGTCACCGAGATCCGCGACGTCGCCGCCGCGGGCGAAAAGATGCCACAGAAATCCACATATTTTTACCCGAAGCTGATTACCGGCCTCGTGATGAACAAACTCAACGACGACTGA
- a CDS encoding NUDIX hydrolase: MKLTEKTLEQNYIYRGKILDFHVDRAELENGRVVTRECVDHHGGVCVAALTDNNELFFVRQYRYPYHEVVLELPAGKLEKDEDPLEAGKRELREETGVTGKNYVDLGKLYPSPGYTNEIIFLYACRVESRGSDDLDEGEFLEVEKIPLSKAVEMVMNGEICDSKTQVLILKLNTLISEGKFH; encoded by the coding sequence ATGAAATTGACCGAGAAAACACTGGAGCAGAATTACATTTACCGAGGCAAAATTCTCGATTTCCACGTTGACCGCGCAGAACTTGAAAACGGGCGTGTCGTAACACGCGAATGTGTCGACCACCATGGCGGCGTCTGCGTGGCGGCGCTGACCGACAACAACGAGCTTTTCTTTGTGCGGCAGTACCGTTACCCGTATCATGAGGTTGTGCTGGAGCTTCCGGCGGGAAAACTGGAAAAGGACGAGGACCCGCTGGAGGCCGGCAAACGGGAACTTCGCGAGGAGACGGGCGTTACCGGAAAAAATTACGTCGACCTCGGCAAGCTCTATCCCTCCCCCGGCTACACGAATGAGATTATTTTCCTCTACGCCTGCCGTGTGGAAAGCCGGGGCAGCGATGACCTCGACGAGGGAGAATTCCTCGAGGTGGAGAAAATCCCGCTGAGCAAGGCTGTGGAGATGGTCATGAACGGCGAGATTTGCGACTCCAAAACGCAGGTCTTGATTTTGAAGCTGAATACGTTGATTTCCGAAGGCAAGTTTCATTAA
- a CDS encoding lysozyme inhibitor LprI family protein, protein MKKAVQVVGAALCAALLLAGCSNVTLPTVAGDSTSSQTSSEKKTVVSQSPSSAADSKAAASSQAEVSSENANDRGSGDEGPVNTISTDSEAFNKKFKNNPIDERYASEMSTLITTTDIVELTGKFTSLWNKEITHAMEELKAKLETTDAEKWSKIQADQKKWEDGKAAAIEEIGKSVQTGGSVARVTTATKVMEYYRARAAALYRILYDYEPDFTYAYTK, encoded by the coding sequence ATGAAAAAGGCCGTTCAAGTTGTCGGAGCAGCACTCTGCGCAGCACTTCTGCTGGCAGGCTGCTCGAATGTAACGCTTCCCACCGTAGCTGGAGATTCCACTTCTTCGCAGACCTCCTCTGAGAAGAAAACGGTTGTGAGCCAGTCGCCCTCTTCCGCCGCCGATTCCAAAGCGGCCGCTTCTTCTCAGGCCGAGGTTTCCTCGGAAAATGCAAACGACCGCGGGAGCGGAGACGAGGGTCCGGTTAATACTATAAGTACAGACAGCGAAGCGTTCAACAAAAAGTTTAAGAATAACCCGATTGATGAACGCTATGCCTCGGAGATGTCTACGCTCATAACAACGACGGACATTGTTGAGCTTACGGGCAAGTTTACCAGCCTCTGGAACAAGGAAATCACCCACGCGATGGAGGAGCTGAAAGCGAAGCTCGAAACCACTGATGCGGAAAAATGGAGTAAAATCCAGGCCGACCAGAAAAAGTGGGAAGACGGAAAAGCAGCCGCAATCGAGGAAATCGGCAAAAGTGTACAGACTGGCGGAAGCGTGGCACGGGTGACAACCGCCACAAAAGTGATGGAGTATTACCGTGCGCGTGCCGCTGCGCTTTACCGGATTCTCTACGATTATGAGCCCGATTTCACGTACGCATATACTAAGTAA
- the gyrA gene encoding DNA gyrase subunit A: MDEIENERIINVDLEKEIKKAFLDYSMSVIVSRALPDVRDGLKPVHRRILYTMYENGLSPDKAYRKCADTVGSVLGRYHPHGDASVYDALVRLAQDFSMRYMLVDGHGNFGSIDGDPPAAYRYTEARMSKIAVEMLQDIDKDTVDFQPNYDDRLKEPVVLPSHFPNLLVNGSTGIAVGMATNIPPHNMGEVIDGVCMLIDNPDATLDDLMQCIKGPDFPTGGIIMGRSGIRAAYATGRGRIIVRARAEIEEEKNGRFQIVVTELPYQVNKARLIESIADLVKEKRIDGITNIEDHSDREGMRIVISVRRDASPQIVLNHLFTYTQMQSTFGVIMLAIVNGEPKTLTLKQILQEYIKFQEEVVRRRTAFELKKAQERAHILEGLKVAVDNIDEVVHIIRASKSVAEARQNLAARFALDDVQTKAIVEMPLGRLTGLERDKLEKELADLREKIRDYEDILAHEARVLAIVKTEALAVKEKFNDPRRTSIEAVSGEMDIEDLIPDEECMLTLTEFGYIKRQNLDTYRTQRRGGRGVSGMTRREEDVASEMFVIGTHDYVMFFTDRGRAYRLKCYEVPEGTRTSKGMNIANLLPIAQDEKVTSMIRVREFDNESYLVMVTKNGVIKRTPLSAFSNVRKNGINAVTLDEGDELSWVRLTSGDDELLVATNLGYAIRFKESDVRPMGRTAHGVKAISLRENDKVVGMSVLRPGAFVLTVSETGFGRLSPIDDYRLQKRGGMGILNYRVEPYGNVAAIQVIDPDDDLILISSNGVIIRIHADSIRVCSRPAKGVLLMRVGEGNRVVTVARTTRSDEEETAQPEDDGSAEEGGATEEEIQQEAQEPEMISEDENTQE; the protein is encoded by the coding sequence ATGGATGAAATAGAAAACGAACGAATTATAAACGTAGACCTTGAAAAAGAAATCAAGAAGGCGTTTCTGGATTATTCGATGTCGGTTATCGTTTCGCGTGCCCTGCCGGACGTGCGCGACGGTCTGAAACCGGTTCATAGACGCATTCTTTACACGATGTACGAAAACGGCCTGTCGCCGGACAAAGCTTACCGCAAGTGCGCCGATACCGTCGGTTCCGTGCTCGGACGTTACCATCCGCACGGCGACGCTTCCGTTTATGACGCACTCGTCCGCCTTGCGCAGGATTTCTCGATGCGTTACATGCTGGTAGACGGTCACGGAAACTTCGGTTCTATCGACGGTGACCCGCCGGCTGCTTACCGTTACACGGAAGCTCGCATGAGCAAAATCGCCGTGGAGATGCTGCAGGACATCGACAAAGATACCGTCGATTTCCAGCCGAACTACGACGACCGTCTAAAAGAGCCTGTGGTTCTGCCGAGCCATTTCCCGAACCTTCTCGTCAACGGCTCCACCGGCATCGCCGTCGGCATGGCGACAAACATTCCGCCGCACAACATGGGCGAAGTTATCGACGGCGTCTGCATGCTCATCGACAATCCGGACGCGACGCTCGACGACCTGATGCAGTGCATTAAGGGGCCGGATTTCCCGACGGGCGGCATCATCATGGGCCGCAGCGGAATCCGCGCCGCCTACGCAACGGGCCGCGGCCGCATCATCGTGCGCGCCCGTGCCGAAATTGAAGAAGAAAAGAACGGCCGTTTCCAGATTGTTGTGACGGAGCTGCCGTATCAGGTCAACAAGGCAAGGCTGATTGAAAGCATTGCCGACCTCGTGAAGGAAAAACGTATTGATGGTATCACCAACATAGAGGACCACTCCGACCGGGAAGGCATGCGCATCGTGATTTCCGTAAGGCGCGACGCCTCCCCGCAGATTGTGCTGAACCACCTGTTTACTTATACCCAGATGCAATCAACGTTCGGCGTGATTATGCTTGCCATTGTGAACGGCGAGCCGAAAACGCTCACGCTGAAACAGATTCTCCAAGAATACATCAAGTTCCAGGAAGAAGTGGTACGCCGTCGCACTGCCTTTGAACTGAAAAAAGCGCAGGAGCGTGCCCATATTCTCGAGGGCCTCAAAGTTGCCGTCGACAACATCGACGAAGTCGTGCACATCATCCGCGCGTCGAAATCCGTTGCGGAAGCCCGCCAGAACTTAGCCGCCCGCTTCGCCCTCGACGACGTGCAGACAAAGGCCATTGTGGAGATGCCTCTCGGCCGTCTGACCGGACTCGAAAGAGACAAGCTCGAAAAAGAACTTGCCGATCTGCGCGAAAAGATTCGCGACTACGAAGATATTCTCGCACACGAAGCCCGCGTGCTTGCCATCGTGAAGACGGAAGCGCTCGCGGTCAAAGAAAAATTCAACGATCCGCGCCGCACCAGCATAGAGGCGGTCAGCGGTGAAATGGATATTGAAGACCTGATTCCGGACGAAGAGTGCATGCTCACCCTGACGGAATTCGGCTATATCAAACGCCAGAATCTTGACACTTACCGCACGCAGCGCCGCGGCGGACGTGGCGTGAGCGGCATGACCCGCCGTGAGGAGGACGTGGCTTCCGAGATGTTCGTCATCGGAACGCACGACTACGTGATGTTCTTCACGGACCGCGGCCGCGCCTACCGCCTAAAATGCTACGAGGTTCCGGAAGGCACCCGCACCAGCAAGGGCATGAACATCGCAAACCTTTTGCCCATTGCGCAGGACGAAAAGGTAACGTCGATGATTCGCGTGCGCGAATTTGACAACGAGAGCTACCTTGTGATGGTGACGAAAAACGGCGTCATCAAGAGAACGCCGCTTTCCGCATTCAGCAATGTTCGCAAAAACGGCATCAATGCCGTCACCCTCGACGAAGGCGACGAGCTTTCTTGGGTACGCCTCACAAGCGGCGACGATGAACTGCTTGTGGCGACGAATCTGGGCTACGCCATTCGCTTCAAAGAAAGCGACGTCCGTCCCATGGGCCGCACGGCTCACGGCGTGAAAGCCATTAGCCTCCGAGAGAACGACAAGGTTGTTGGCATGAGCGTTCTGCGCCCGGGCGCGTTTGTGCTCACGGTTTCCGAGACCGGCTTCGGCCGCCTCTCGCCGATTGACGACTACCGCCTCCAGAAGCGCGGCGGCATGGGAATCCTCAACTACCGCGTGGAACCATACGGAAACGTCGCGGCCATTCAGGTCATTGACCCCGATGACGACCTCATTCTCATTTCCTCCAACGGCGTCATCATCCGCATCCATGCCGACAGCATCCGCGTCTGCTCACGTCCGGCTAAGGGCGTTCTGCTCATGCGTGTCGGCGAAGGAAACCGTGTGGTAACGGTCGCCCGCACCACACGCAGCGACGAGGAAGAAACCGCTCAGCCCGAAGACGACGGAAGCGCCGAGGAAGGAGGCGCAACCGAAGAAGAAATCCAGCAGGAAGCGCAAGAACCCGAAATGATTTCCGAAGATGAAAATACACAGGAATAA
- a CDS encoding YcxB family protein has translation MEPVELNFAVTCEDYMNGAAARLKMQAEGNYRLVNKLVGAALFVIGVVLFVLHYATGRPFQWLAGVCTVLGAFLLFVSYPFQEAVVRRMAAVQFQKGLCGVAAQQVVFREDCVEFHGERYEAKIPYEMFFSAYADETSVLLCTAPDESRLIPKRTMSPEEQERVEHLLAARLNRKFKQEGAR, from the coding sequence ATGGAGCCGGTTGAGCTCAATTTTGCTGTCACCTGTGAAGACTACATGAACGGCGCCGCCGCGCGGCTGAAAATGCAGGCAGAGGGAAACTACCGCTTGGTAAACAAGCTTGTCGGCGCGGCATTATTCGTCATCGGCGTGGTGTTGTTTGTTCTTCACTATGCAACCGGCCGCCCGTTTCAGTGGCTTGCCGGGGTTTGCACCGTTTTGGGCGCGTTCCTCCTGTTCGTGAGTTATCCGTTTCAGGAGGCAGTCGTAAGGCGGATGGCCGCTGTGCAGTTTCAAAAAGGACTGTGCGGCGTGGCCGCGCAGCAGGTTGTTTTTCGAGAAGATTGCGTAGAGTTCCACGGCGAACGCTACGAAGCCAAAATTCCTTATGAGATGTTTTTCTCGGCTTACGCCGACGAGACGTCGGTGCTGCTTTGCACCGCACCCGACGAAAGCCGTTTGATACCAAAACGAACAATGAGTCCGGAAGAGCAGGAGCGCGTGGAGCATCTGCTTGCCGCCAGACTGAACCGGAAATTTAAGCAGGAAGGTGCCCGCTAA